The DNA segment TCATGCGACGAAAGGAGCTGCTGGCCGCCGCCGTGGCCAAGTCCCGCATCCTCAAGGAAATCGGCATCGCTTGGATCGAGGCCGGTCAGGCATTGGTTTTCACTGAGACGGTGTCAGCAGCCAAGAACGCCGCCGCCGCCATCGGCGAATTCACCCCGGCCGCAGCTCTCACCGGCGACATAACTCGGCGGAGCCGAGAGATGGCGCTTCGGCGCAGGGCGAGTCCAGGTTCTGACCGCTCCGCGGCTCCTGGACGAAGGTATCGACGTCCCCGAAGCCAGCCTGGCGGTCATCGTCGCAGCCAGCCGGACGCGACGCCAGATGGTGCAGCGCATGGGGCGGGTTATCAGGCTGAAGGACGACGGCCGGCCTGCTCGCGTGCTGGTCCTCTACGTGAAGGACACGCCGGAGGACCCTGTCCTTGGCGGGCACGAGGCCTTCCTCGCAGAGGTCATTCCACATGCACAAAGTACAGTCACCTTTGACGAGAATATGGTTCGGAGCGTCCAAGCGTGGTTGAGGAGCTGAGCCGCCGCCGGTGGAGCGTCCACGGTGGCTGCCCATGCACGCGAACTGCCGTGCTGACCGGTCCTTGACACCGCACCACCGGAAGTCGACTATCGCGGTTGACGATCCCGTCCGAGATCGCCAGCGTGCCAAATGGGCGACACCGAGGCCTCGGCGCGACGCCCGACCGGGTTCTCGGTCGTGGGGTACGCCGCCAGCCGGTGCTTGCCAGGTTGAGGAGGACGTGCGATGGACCTGCGTTCGCTCGAGCGGGATGGCGTGCTGACGTCGAACCTGCGATACCGCATCACGAACCTGTTCGGGGATGTCGAGGCGAACGCTCCTGGCCCACAGGTTTTCCGCGTTGAGCAGGGTGCGGGCCAGACGACGGCGCCGCACTATCACGCAGTCCCACAGTTCCAGGTCCTCGACGGTCGTCCTGGCCGGTTCGGTCGTGCCGAGGTGTCCGCACCGACGATCCACTATGCGGATCCGTGGACGACGTACGGCCCGATCGTCGGCGGCGACGCCGGCCTCAGCTACTTCACCGCTCGGATGGCCTCGGACACCGGTGCCCATTTCATGCCGGAGTCCCGGCACGAGAAGCCGCAGCGTTCCGGACGCCACTTCACCGTCTCACTCGCGCCGGCCGACGCCGGCGAGGCGCAGGAAGGCGCCGTTCTGGACGTCCTGATCGAGGCGCAGCCGGACGGGCTCGCTGCCTACCGGGTCCGGCTTGCGCCCGGCAACGGCATCGAGTTGCCCGCGTGCACCGGGATCGGTCGGCTCGTCGCGGTGGTGTCCGGATCGCTGGTCGACGCCGGCCGGGAGTTCGGGCTCTGGTCGTGGGGATACGCCGCCACAGTCGACGACCGTGCGATCAGTGCCGGCTCCGACGGCGCGACGGTGCTGTGCCTGGACTATCCCGCCGCCGGTGCGCAGGCGACACCGCGGTCCGCAGCCTGACGTCGCAGACCTCGCCCCCGTGCTGACGTCCCTGGCTCGTTGCGTTGACATCGCTGAGTCGACGCGGGTGACGTCGCAGACGTCACCCGCGTGCCCAGAAAGTCGTTGCCCTCGCCTCGTTATTGTGACGTCGCCGCCCTGACCTCTCGGCCGGAAGGCGCCTACCGCCCGGGCTCCATGGCGCAGCTCAGCTGATCGCCTCCCGGACGTAAGCGTCGACTGACGCCGCACAGGTGAGCTTGTCGTCGCCGGCCGCGGAACCGGCGCCGTACCGGGTCACGTTGTCCTCGATCGTCGGGCCGTTCCGCCCGCAGGAGCACCGCCCGAAGTTGGCGTTGACCTTGTCCCCGGTGACCAGGCCGCCCCATCGTCCGCCGTAGACCGGATCGAAGAGCGCGAGTCGTCCGGTGACCTTGCCCTCCCCGGACAGCAGCTTTTCACCGCTCTCGTCGACGATGAGCATCTCGATCCACGGTGGCCAGTGGTAGAAGCCGTCTTCGCACTTCTGCGCGTGCCCGGAGATCTCCGACATGCCGAACTGGTCGCACTGCCGGGCCGGGGCGAACCACTCCAGCACCTGCTCGCGGTAGTCATCGGGCAGGACGAGCCCCTTCGTCCCGCCGCCAAGCCCGAGCACGGTGTCCGGGTGCATGTCGCCGCGCTCGACGCCGCGGGCGCGCGCCGCCTCGACGAGCTGGTAGGCAAACGGCCACATTCCCAGCAGCAGCATCGGCTCGTCGTGATGGGCGATCACGATGTCGGCGAGCCGGCCCAGCGACGCGTTCATCCGGTCAGCGGCATCGGCACGAAGACCCTCGAACTCCTGGACCTCTTTGGGAGTGGCGGTGCTCGCCGCGATCATCGAACGCAGCGCAGCCATCCGGCTGAGATCGGCCAGCGGCACTGGCTCGTCGATCAGATAGTCGCCGCCCGGCTTGGCGAAGTAGCGCACGCGCGCCTGATGCATATAGAAGCCGCGGTAGCGGCCCTTCGCCGAGCGGCTCAGACTGATCACGATGCGGTCGTTGCGCAGCGGGACCTGATGGGGCCAGCCGAAGAGGCGCTGCGGGTTGTAGCCGATCTGTTCGATGTCGGCCGCGCTCTGGTCCAGGAACGAGCTCTTGCCGGACGTCCCGCTCGACGCGACGACGAAGTGCCCGGCGGCGGCAAGCCGGTCCAGCCACTCGTCGACGTCCTTGATGCCCTCGAGATCGACCTCGCCACCGTCGACGGCGGACAACGTGGTCAGCCACGTCGTCATCCGGTCCCAACGTCCTTGCTTCACGAACGACTCGGGATAGCTCTTGTACGTGGTGTGCGAGAACAGCAAGGGCACGATGTCATCACGACTGCGGATGGCGTCGATCCCGGTCTCGGCGGCTCGCCGGCCGAGGACGGGGATCTTCTCCCGGTGCTCCTGGAATCGCTCGGCCATCGCCGCCAGCCGAAGCTGCGCGACCTCGGGGCCGTTGGCCGCGTAAGGGTCGTCGAGTTCGATCAGTTCCATCAGCGGTGTCAGTGCGGAAATGACGATCAGCTCCTCGATGCGGCAGCGGCGACGATCGCGGACGACCGCGCCAGAGGCAGAACTGCCCGCCAGCGTAGCCGAACTGCATGCAGCCTGATAGGCCGGATCCAGTTGTGGCAAGCGCAGGATGGATCAACTCGTCTGTTGCGACTAACTATCTGGGCTGAGAACTTGCGGACGCGCGCCGATGGGCTTGCCCCGGGGTCGCGGCGCCTTGCCCGCGGCCGCTCGATGGGCCGCCTGCCCGTGCCCGCCGCGCGGGCCGCAGCCGCCTGGGCCGTGGCCGCCCCGATGCGGCCACCAGCCGCTTGCCGCCTGGCCCGCGGCCGGCGCGGTGGACACCGGTATCTATCGTCGGTGCCATGGCGGCAGACGAGGGCGGTGAGTCGGCCTGCTGGCTGGATCGGATCTGCCCGGTCTGCGGCGCGTACCTCGCGACGGGCCCCGGCTCACCAGCCACGCCGTGCCCGCGCTGTGGCGACGCCGGGGCGCCGCCGCCGCCCGGCGACCGCCCGCCGGACCGATCCTGAGCGGCGGCCGGCAGCGTCATCGAGCGCGGACCGGGCCGCCCTGGTGTGGCGGCTGGGCGGCAGGATCAGGTGGTGCGCCATCGAGCGCACGCAGGAACGCCCCGAGCTCCTCGACCTCGGCCGGGCGGCCGGGCAGGTGATCGGCGAGCCGGGGGGAGTACACGGCCAGGGCACACCATTGCCCTCGCGACAGCGCGACATTGAGCCGGTTGCGATCCAGCAGGAACGACAATCCCCGGGGCGCGTCGTCCGCTGACGACGCCGTCATCGACACGACGACCACGGCCGCCTGCTGGCCCTGGAATCGATCCACCGTCCCTACGCGGACGCCGTCGATGCCGGCCCGGTGGAGCGCCTCGGCGATGAGCGCGACCTGCGCGTTGTAGGGCGCGACGACGAGGACGTCCGCCGGTTCCAGGGGCCGGGCAGGCAGGTCGGCCGCCGGCGTCCAGGCGCGCCCGAGCAGCTCGCGGATCCGCGCCACCACCTCGGCGGCCTCCTCCGTCGAGGCCACTGCGTTCCCGTGGTGCTCGACGGGTACGGCGTGAACTCCCGGCGCCACCCCGGCCAGGTGACGGTCGCTGGTGCAGGCCGCGGCCTGCAGCAAGCCGTCGTACGACAGCCGCGACACCACCGCGCACAGCTGCGGATGCATCCGCCAGGTCTGCGCCAGGAAGTAGCCGAACTCGTCAGGCAACGTGTCGTGCCCGTGGTTGAGCCAGCCGAGCGCCGAGCCGTCGACCGGCTCGGGATGGATTCCCTGGCTGACCTGCGGCAGCTGCTGCGGGTCGCCGAGCAGCAGCACGTTGCGCGCCGCGCAGGCGGCGGCGACGGTGTTGGCCAGCGAGAACTGGCCGGCTTCGTCGACGACGAGCAGGTCCAGCTCGTCGGGGGGCCGCCGCTTGGCGTTGACGAAGTCCCACGTCGTACCGCCGACGACGTAACCGCGGGCCTGCGCGGCGTAGAACGCGGCGAAACTCTTGTCGTCCACCGAGGTCCAGGGGCAGGTCGCCGCGTTCCCCTTGCTCCCCGGCTTCTTGGCGATGGCCGACTCCGGGACGCCGGCGGCCGCCACGCCGCGCAGCAGGTTCTCCACGACGGCGTGCGACTGCGCGACAACCCCGATCCGCCAGCCGGCGGCGACCAGAGCAGCGATCACCCGCGCGCCGGTGTACGTCTTGCCGGTCCCGGGCGGCCCTTGCACGGCCAGGTACGACCGATCCAGGTCGAGCAGGGCAGCCACGATGGTGTCGGCGATCGGCTCACGGCCGCTCGCGGTGGGCAGCGCCGAGCCGCTGCGGGTACGCGGCCGCTGCCGTCGAAGCAGGTCCAGTGCCGCACCCGCGGGGAGCTCGGGAAGGCCGGCGGCGACTGCGGTGGCCAGCGTCTGGATGGCCGCGGTGATCCCCTTGGTCTGCGGCGGCGCGCCGGGGGACAGCGCCATGGGCAGCGCGTCGTGACCGACGTGTCCCGTCGGCACGGTCTCCTCGACTCGCACCAGGTCGCGGGGAACGGCACCGGTGACGTCTGCGGTCACCTCGGTGATCAAGACCTCGCGGTACCCGCGGCCACCGCCGACGGCCACCTGCAGGGTGGGCGGCACCGGCGGCTCGTACAACGCGTACGCCTTGCCGCCGGCGCGCAGCTCACTGCCGGGCTCGAGTTGGCCGAGCAGTCGCAGCTGGCGACGTTCTGTCCGCTTGCCTGGCGGGATGTGCCAGTCGACGTCGACAGCCACCTCGTCGGCTACCAGCGTGCTGCGGCTGTCCGCCCACTCGTCCGGCGGCGACTGCAGCCGGTCGAAGTGGTACCACCAGAAGGGTTTGTCCTCACGCCAGTGGTACCCGACTGCTGCCGCGAGCAGGGCCACGGCCTGCTGGTCGGCGTCCCGCGGACCGCCACCGGGGTCGGCGTACGCCAGCAGCGTCGCAACGACCGGATCGACGTCCCTGTCGTCCTCCTCGTCGCCGGCGGCAGTCAGCTGCGGCCGCGGAGTCGGCTGAACTCCTTGGGCCGCAGCGCGATCAAGCAGCCAGTCGCGCAGCCGCCGAGTGGATTCGCAGTCGTACTCGTTGTACGTCGCGATCTGCGACAGTCGCTGCTGCCAGCCGATGTCGTCGCCGGCCTCACGCAATTCACAAGCGTGGGCGTACTCGACGATCGAATCTGCTGCGGTCGTGACATCGCCGGCGCGGTGGACCGGCATGTACAGCGGCTCGAGTTGCTTGAGGGAGTAGGACCGCTGACCGGTCCGCAGGCTGCCGCGGACCGTGGCATAGAGGTCGACGAGCAGGCCGGAACGCAGCCAGTCGTCGATGATCTGCTCGCCGGCGCCGTGCCGCCCGGCCAGCCGCAGCAGGGCAGTCCGTTCGTAGGACGCGTAGTGGTAGACGTGCATGTCCGGGAATT comes from the Actinomycetota bacterium genome and includes:
- a CDS encoding TM0106 family RecB-like putative nuclease, whose amino-acid sequence is MYLLDDGGLVCSPTDLAAAATCEYALLRQLDILLGRAAPTAVADDALLARTATLGDAHEARVLTGYLTDYGPWDPATGRGVACIERVPRGQQTRATLAAKHAETIAVLHTGADVVFQAGFFDGRFGGWADFVVRASDGQAYAVYDSKLARRAKVTALLQLAAYADQLLAAGVPVSDEVHLILGDRSTTSHRVHELIPVYRHRRARLEQLLDDHRDGGTAVGWGRGGHRACGRCDDCRVDVERTRDVLLVAGIRGTQRTRLWAAEIRTVDDLAGHAGPVDGISAAALDSLRQQAILQARQDPLPGGQPVTAPVFDLYSPATVGALPPPDDGDIFFDIEGDPLWWDATDADHAEGWGLEYLLGVVEPPAGGTAAEFRAFWAHDRGQEKASFLQFLRYVEQRRAQFPDMHVYHYASYERTALLRLAGRHGAGEQIIDDWLRSGLLVDLYATVRGSLRTGQRSYSLKQLEPLYMPVHRAGDVTTAADSIVEYAHACELREAGDDIGWQQRLSQIATYNEYDCESTRRLRDWLLDRAAAQGVQPTPRPQLTAAGDEEDDRDVDPVVATLLAYADPGGGPRDADQQAVALLAAAVGYHWREDKPFWWYHFDRLQSPPDEWADSRSTLVADEVAVDVDWHIPPGKRTERRQLRLLGQLEPGSELRAGGKAYALYEPPVPPTLQVAVGGGRGYREVLITEVTADVTGAVPRDLVRVEETVPTGHVGHDALPMALSPGAPPQTKGITAAIQTLATAVAAGLPELPAGAALDLLRRQRPRTRSGSALPTASGREPIADTIVAALLDLDRSYLAVQGPPGTGKTYTGARVIAALVAAGWRIGVVAQSHAVVENLLRGVAAAGVPESAIAKKPGSKGNAATCPWTSVDDKSFAAFYAAQARGYVVGGTTWDFVNAKRRPPDELDLLVVDEAGQFSLANTVAAACAARNVLLLGDPQQLPQVSQGIHPEPVDGSALGWLNHGHDTLPDEFGYFLAQTWRMHPQLCAVVSRLSYDGLLQAAACTSDRHLAGVAPGVHAVPVEHHGNAVASTEEAAEVVARIRELLGRAWTPAADLPARPLEPADVLVVAPYNAQVALIAEALHRAGIDGVRVGTVDRFQGQQAAVVVVSMTASSADDAPRGLSFLLDRNRLNVALSRGQWCALAVYSPRLADHLPGRPAEVEELGAFLRALDGAPPDPAAQPPHQGGPVRAR